Proteins from one Chroococcidiopsis sp. CCMEE 29 genomic window:
- a CDS encoding glycosyltransferase family 2 protein: protein MPVCLSFVVPVYNEEATIKPLAKKIHKVMNQEGIANYEIIFVDDGSRDGSWIQIRDLVNQYPTQIKAIKFRKNFGKAAALSAGFQNSTGKIIFTLDADLQDDPAEIPQFLQKLDEGFDLVSGWRHQRNDPLSKKLPSKLFNKVTSKVAGIRLHDFNCGFKVYRKEVLDSLKLYGELHRYIPVLAHGLGFRVGEVVVHHFPRQHGSSKYGWERYTRGLIDLLTVFVVTRFLYKPGHLFGNMGLIFGFLGVGSLTYLAILWFIGLGPIGTRPLLFFGILSTILSVQLISLGILAELNTRHVDSDYIDKQISEIIGGKYSEQGLDKITFSSNVSIQ, encoded by the coding sequence ATGCCAGTTTGTCTTAGCTTCGTAGTTCCTGTCTACAACGAGGAAGCTACTATTAAGCCTCTAGCAAAAAAAATCCACAAAGTGATGAATCAGGAAGGAATCGCCAATTATGAAATTATCTTTGTTGACGATGGTTCTAGAGATGGATCGTGGATACAGATCAGAGATTTAGTAAACCAATACCCTACACAAATTAAGGCTATAAAATTCCGAAAGAATTTTGGTAAAGCTGCTGCTCTTTCTGCTGGATTTCAAAATTCAACAGGTAAAATTATCTTTACTTTAGATGCCGACCTTCAGGATGATCCAGCCGAGATTCCACAATTTCTGCAAAAGCTTGATGAGGGGTTTGATCTTGTTTCAGGCTGGAGGCATCAAAGAAATGATCCACTTTCAAAAAAGCTGCCTTCAAAGTTGTTTAATAAAGTTACGTCAAAAGTTGCTGGTATTCGATTACATGATTTTAATTGTGGTTTTAAGGTCTATCGTAAAGAAGTCCTAGACTCTCTCAAGTTGTACGGGGAATTACACAGATATATTCCAGTTTTAGCGCACGGTTTAGGATTTCGCGTGGGTGAAGTTGTTGTCCATCACTTTCCTAGACAGCATGGCTCATCTAAATATGGATGGGAACGTTATACTCGTGGTTTAATTGACCTGCTTACTGTATTCGTAGTAACTCGCTTTTTATATAAACCAGGTCATCTGTTTGGTAACATGGGATTAATTTTTGGCTTTCTAGGAGTTGGCTCACTCACCTATCTTGCAATTTTATGGTTTATAGGTTTGGGTCCCATTGGAACTCGCCCACTTTTATTCTTCGGGATCTTGTCCACTATCCTCTCTGTGCAATTGATCTCTCTAGGAATATTAGCTGAGTTGAACACGCGGCATGTAGATTCAGATTATATAGATAAGCAGATTTCCGAAATTATTGGCGGTAAGTATTCAGAGCAGGGACTTGACAAGATAACCTTTTCCAGTAATGTCTCCATACAATAA
- a CDS encoding methyltransferase domain-containing protein, whose product MNKLKIDLGCGPCKKEGTIGIDVQEQPGVDCILDLQSEPLPFPDKSVEYVYSSHFLEHVESAHYVAKIFAEISRVCVDGAELEFWTPYTWSNSAFIFGHNLFFNEDHYLHPCVWHYDFWEKALKGRWLLKEITYIINPDVLVELYRNKISIDFAQKYYKGIVREFGVFIEVRHEYKGENLQPKRTFAVDRSSKRYPVKSKSEVGWNPVELENAFEWFSSVELERSQAQTELEQFKDMVNVMQMSKFWKLRTAWFNFKKSIGLVTDTRSI is encoded by the coding sequence ATGAATAAATTAAAAATTGATCTAGGCTGTGGTCCCTGTAAGAAGGAAGGAACTATTGGGATTGATGTGCAGGAGCAACCAGGTGTTGATTGTATTTTAGATCTTCAAAGCGAGCCTCTACCATTTCCTGATAAAAGTGTTGAATATGTTTATTCCTCTCATTTTCTGGAGCACGTTGAAAGTGCACACTATGTAGCAAAAATTTTTGCGGAAATAAGTCGTGTTTGTGTAGATGGTGCTGAGTTAGAATTTTGGACCCCTTACACATGGTCAAACTCTGCATTTATTTTTGGACACAACTTATTTTTTAATGAAGATCATTATCTTCATCCGTGTGTGTGGCATTACGATTTTTGGGAAAAGGCATTGAAGGGGCGCTGGTTACTAAAAGAAATTACGTACATTATTAATCCTGACGTATTAGTAGAACTTTACAGAAATAAAATTAGCATTGATTTTGCACAAAAATACTACAAAGGTATCGTTAGAGAATTTGGTGTATTTATTGAAGTGCGCCATGAGTACAAAGGCGAAAACTTGCAGCCCAAAAGGACATTTGCAGTTGATCGCTCTTCAAAGAGATATCCTGTAAAGTCAAAGTCAGAGGTGGGTTGGAACCCGGTTGAGCTTGAGAATGCTTTTGAATGGTTTTCATCAGTAGAACTGGAGCGATCGCAGGCTCAGACAGAACTGGAACAATTCAAAGACATGGTTAATGTAATGCAGATGAGTAAGTTTTGGAAGTTACGGACGGCATGGTTTAATTTCAAGAAATCGATAGGTTTGGTGACTGACACTCGAAGTATTTAA
- a CDS encoding class I SAM-dependent methyltransferase, which produces MTSKNQGSLINELVPPEKMIDWVGGGGTSWFKQVGNEFFQYFVELCDLKPNEKVLDVGCGCGRIAVPLTEYLEDGGSYEGFDITTDEVNWCRENISTKYPNFRFHRANIYSKHYNPNGKVTASEYKFPYEDMSFDFVFLTSVFTHILPQELENYLSEIVRVLKRGGKCLISFFLLNPESLKYSNENLGILDFKYDFEYYRLLNPDVPEFAVAYKESFIQSLYEKHQLKIMEPIRYGSWCGRKEFLSCQDIIIAVK; this is translated from the coding sequence ATGACAAGCAAGAACCAAGGCAGTTTAATTAATGAACTAGTTCCGCCAGAAAAAATGATTGATTGGGTTGGTGGCGGTGGTACTAGTTGGTTTAAACAGGTTGGCAACGAGTTTTTTCAGTACTTTGTAGAACTTTGCGATCTAAAACCAAACGAAAAAGTACTAGATGTAGGGTGTGGATGTGGACGCATAGCTGTGCCACTGACAGAATATTTGGAAGATGGAGGTAGCTATGAGGGGTTTGATATCACAACTGATGAAGTTAATTGGTGCAGGGAAAATATCAGCACGAAATATCCAAATTTTCGTTTTCATCGAGCCAATATTTATAGTAAACACTACAACCCCAACGGCAAAGTAACAGCATCTGAGTATAAGTTTCCGTACGAGGATATGTCGTTCGACTTTGTGTTTCTCACTTCTGTTTTTACACATATTTTGCCTCAGGAACTCGAGAATTACCTTTCTGAAATTGTGCGTGTTCTGAAAAGAGGAGGAAAATGCTTGATTTCTTTCTTCCTGTTAAATCCAGAATCATTAAAATATAGCAATGAAAATTTAGGTATTTTAGATTTCAAATATGATTTTGAATATTACCGCTTACTTAATCCAGATGTGCCAGAGTTTGCTGTTGCTTACAAAGAGAGCTTCATTCAAAGCCTTTATGAAAAACACCAACTAAAAATAATGGAACCGATTCGCTATGGTTCTTGGTGCGGAAGAAAAGAATTTTTAAGCTGCCAAGACATTATTATTGCAGTCAAATAA
- a CDS encoding class I SAM-dependent methyltransferase: MIKQDRKTPLVEDGIVVGTGSNKYEIRNPVGRFLLHQFDQSIAELISTVRPSTILEVGCGEGHVTNILLSNTNAFIYCTDISEKILDIAKNAILCPHRVSFEKRSIYDLRSDKDRAELVVCCEVLEHLNDPYRGLDKLASVASPYCILSVPREPMFRTLNFLRGAYSAQFGNSPGHIQHWSTKGFVRLVQTKFEIIEVRSLLPWTVVLARTR, encoded by the coding sequence ATGATTAAACAAGATAGAAAAACTCCACTAGTTGAAGACGGCATAGTCGTCGGCACAGGCTCAAATAAATATGAGATACGAAATCCTGTCGGCAGATTTCTTTTGCATCAATTTGACCAGTCAATTGCTGAACTTATTAGTACAGTAAGACCAAGTACTATCTTGGAAGTGGGATGTGGTGAGGGACATGTTACTAACATATTATTGAGTAATACAAATGCTTTTATTTATTGTACTGATATATCAGAGAAAATTCTTGATATAGCAAAAAATGCCATCCTATGCCCCCATCGTGTATCTTTTGAAAAAAGAAGTATTTACGATTTAAGAAGTGATAAAGATCGAGCTGAACTTGTTGTCTGCTGTGAAGTACTAGAACATTTGAATGATCCGTATCGGGGATTAGATAAGCTTGCTAGTGTTGCTTCTCCTTACTGTATATTGAGTGTTCCAAGAGAGCCAATGTTTCGAACTTTAAACTTTCTTAGAGGTGCGTACTCAGCTCAATTTGGTAACAGTCCTGGGCATATCCAGCACTGGTCAACAAAGGGGTTTGTCAGACTGGTTCAAACTAAATTTGAGATTATAGAAGTACGGTCTCTTTTACCATGGACTGTTGTCTTAGCACGAACTCGCTAG
- a CDS encoding class I SAM-dependent methyltransferase, with translation MSHLPSKAPILEIGSFCGLSTNVITYLKKKHGLANKLICSDAWRFFEGAEKGGSLGGHPYIQLHEYEEFVKLNFIKNISFFSGYDLPFPVEMFSDKFFANWEVNADVSDIFNRKIKLGGSISFAYIDGNHSYEFALRDFKNVDKYLELGGFILFDDSSDGSGWEVCEVVAEVNRSERYQLIKKNPNYLFKKVKNI, from the coding sequence ATTTCACATCTTCCAAGTAAAGCCCCAATCCTTGAAATAGGCTCATTTTGTGGTTTGTCTACAAATGTAATTACTTATTTGAAGAAAAAACATGGATTAGCTAATAAACTTATTTGTAGCGATGCCTGGCGGTTTTTTGAAGGAGCAGAAAAAGGTGGATCTTTAGGAGGTCATCCTTATATTCAACTCCATGAATATGAGGAATTTGTTAAATTGAACTTCATAAAAAATATCTCTTTTTTTAGTGGTTACGATTTGCCATTTCCTGTTGAAATGTTCTCTGATAAATTCTTTGCGAATTGGGAAGTAAACGCGGACGTCAGTGATATTTTTAACAGGAAAATTAAACTAGGCGGGTCAATCAGTTTTGCTTACATCGATGGAAATCATTCTTATGAGTTTGCGCTTCGGGATTTTAAAAATGTAGACAAATACCTGGAGCTAGGCGGCTTTATTTTGTTTGATGATTCTAGCGATGGTTCAGGCTGGGAAGTTTGTGAAGTTGTTGCTGAAGTCAATCGCTCTGAACGATATCAACTCATTAAGAAGAACCCAAACTATTTATTCAAGAAAGTTAAAAATATCTAA
- a CDS encoding lysylphosphatidylglycerol synthase transmembrane domain-containing protein, with the protein MLRFRSKQLWVGLSTLLLVGIFFSTVELSGVLIAASKVGWLGLLQIFFLVAVTQLIRAVRFFELLSLRINIQYSLVLQITCIYQFLNHILPIRSGELSLPILLKRYSNCTYSSSVAFLVLTRLYDVLALAIIVFLAAAVLIYRGVIEPFWLFVFISALLLAMLLISLLILCVRTRNPRQRQNAINNLAIAKVPLFLKQLFFNFKTFGSNLYHEFLIYKGILLHLRLLSYSVSIWLALFLLFWRVLQLVGFYVSFSEVVLGSSLANLTQLLPINTLGNIGTLEAGWVLGFTMLGFDSYKTLTAGIVMHVIVIVAAGTYGIVSWIVLSLKANHR; encoded by the coding sequence ATGTTAAGATTCCGCAGCAAACAGCTTTGGGTTGGATTATCTACTCTTCTTTTAGTAGGTATTTTTTTTAGTACTGTAGAACTTTCTGGGGTTTTGATTGCAGCCTCTAAAGTGGGTTGGTTAGGTTTGTTACAAATATTTTTTCTAGTAGCAGTGACCCAGTTAATCAGGGCTGTTCGATTTTTTGAATTATTATCGCTACGGATTAATATTCAGTATTCCTTAGTTTTACAAATTACCTGTATATACCAGTTTCTTAACCATATTTTACCCATTCGCTCTGGTGAATTGAGCTTACCTATTCTACTCAAGCGCTATTCAAATTGTACATACTCAAGTTCAGTTGCATTTCTAGTGTTGACACGCCTATACGATGTTTTAGCGCTTGCAATTATTGTTTTTTTGGCAGCAGCAGTTCTCATATACCGTGGTGTCATTGAACCTTTCTGGTTATTCGTATTCATATCAGCTTTACTCTTAGCAATGCTATTAATTAGTTTGCTAATTCTATGCGTTCGTACAAGGAATCCTAGACAAAGACAGAATGCCATCAACAATCTAGCCATTGCTAAAGTACCCTTATTCCTGAAGCAGCTTTTTTTCAATTTCAAAACGTTTGGCTCCAATTTATACCACGAATTTTTAATTTATAAAGGGATTCTACTTCATTTAAGACTTTTAAGTTATTCAGTCTCAATTTGGTTAGCCCTATTTCTGCTTTTTTGGAGAGTTTTACAGTTAGTAGGTTTTTACGTTTCATTTTCAGAAGTAGTTTTAGGTTCTAGCTTAGCAAACCTTACTCAACTATTACCAATAAATACATTAGGAAACATAGGCACGCTAGAAGCTGGCTGGGTTTTGGGCTTTACTATGCTTGGATTTGACTCTTATAAAACTCTAACTGCTGGTATTGTTATGCATGTAATAGTTATTGTTGCAGCTGGTACATACGGTATAGTTAGCTGGATAGTTCTTTCTTTGAAAGCAAATCATAGATAA
- a CDS encoding class I SAM-dependent methyltransferase, with translation MNFTSSNLRLSHLILRLKYLSAVLKDRGIRYALAKFSKRLYHKLNASQTTSETQWRTGIDNTWSNDYGIGIQGWIFNTNRPLDKVEICVDGVSVPITAWHARPDVAAAHPQYKFTDNCGFSVHIPRLAEHRVTLKAESQGKSWTRTKTLAGSKPQQPRDFPEGGSLFADFIKLVNDNQLRVLEIGSRVVSPGSSSKRALFPSASFYTGFDYYPDSNTDVVGDAHRLSQYFVNQRFDAIFSLSVFEHLAMPWVVAMEIVSF, from the coding sequence ATGAATTTTACAAGTTCCAATTTACGACTCAGCCATTTAATTTTACGGCTAAAATACTTGTCTGCCGTTTTAAAAGATAGAGGTATACGGTACGCACTAGCTAAATTCTCGAAGAGACTTTATCACAAGCTGAACGCTTCCCAGACAACCAGCGAAACGCAGTGGCGAACAGGGATAGACAACACTTGGTCTAATGATTACGGAATTGGCATACAGGGATGGATTTTCAACACAAACCGTCCTCTCGATAAAGTTGAAATCTGTGTGGATGGTGTGTCTGTACCAATCACCGCTTGGCATGCACGTCCGGATGTAGCTGCAGCACATCCGCAATACAAGTTCACTGATAACTGTGGCTTCTCGGTGCATATCCCTCGCCTTGCAGAGCATCGCGTTACGCTCAAGGCTGAGAGCCAAGGGAAATCATGGACTCGAACTAAAACTTTGGCTGGCTCAAAGCCGCAGCAACCCAGAGATTTTCCTGAAGGCGGGAGCCTGTTCGCTGATTTTATCAAACTTGTTAACGATAATCAGCTAAGAGTTCTAGAAATTGGTTCGCGAGTCGTATCTCCGGGAAGCTCTAGCAAGAGAGCCTTGTTTCCGAGCGCCTCATTCTACACCGGATTTGACTATTATCCAGACTCGAATACAGATGTAGTTGGGGATGCACATCGTCTGTCCCAATACTTTGTAAACCAGCGATTTGATGCGATTTTTTCTTTATCTGTATTTGAACACTTAGCAATGCCTTGGGTCGTGGCGATGGAAATTGTAAGCTTTTAG
- a CDS encoding glycosyltransferase family 2 protein, with protein MVKFSKLRTAWSQLKQEISLTESSPSTYSDSLAYPQITDSPARAAIPKVNNLRKIKIKAGSKGSFSGFFDGINGYSATKIKVPKVTPVTISGWAILANEGRPADKVIITYGENNSLVAVAPVNLERSDVAEAFSNPAYKNCGWSITLNPFTFPAGKVELKAWAYNAARKEATQLNSTLTDEVLPEVITVVADNEEAYSKWLSKNFPREADLEKMAQTVAIFGYKPALSVIMPVFNPPEHFLREAIESVLNQVYPYWELCIADDASTQPDVRSVLEEYISKDARVKVVFRTENGHISRASNSALELATGEFVTLLDHDDLLTPDALYEVALLLNRHPDADMIYSDEDKVDEHDQFREPFFKPDWCPDSFLSRNYTCHLGTYRRSLVAAIGGFRAGYEGSQDYDLVLRLTEKTEKIFHIPKILYHWRIHSQSAANDVQAKPYAYIAAEKALSDALCRRGENGRVSGVPEILGHYNIRYKIEYYQLVSIIIPTKDLGETLDQCLESIFTKSIYPNYEVVVIDNGSTEEYTAQVINKWNTKEPNRFKCYQFDVPFNFSKINNYAVSQTKGEYLLFLNNDIEVISSDWIDAMVEQAQRSSIGAVGALLLYPDDTIQHAGIVLGIGGVASHSHKHLPSKLAGYAGQVISINNYSAITAACLMCRREVYDRVQGFEEELAVAYNDVDFCLKLVQQGYRNIYLPHVVLYHHESKSRGSEDTPEKQARLAKEAEYMQKKWNKILKNDSCYNPHLTKKGDDYSIDI; from the coding sequence ATGGTTAAGTTTTCAAAGTTGCGAACAGCATGGTCTCAATTAAAGCAGGAGATTAGCTTAACCGAAAGTTCACCCTCAACTTATTCAGATAGTTTAGCTTATCCTCAAATAACTGATTCGCCAGCTCGCGCCGCCATCCCTAAAGTCAACAATCTTAGAAAAATTAAAATTAAAGCTGGTTCTAAAGGTTCCTTCAGTGGTTTTTTCGATGGCATAAATGGCTATAGTGCCACAAAAATTAAAGTGCCGAAGGTAACTCCTGTTACTATCAGTGGTTGGGCTATTCTAGCTAACGAGGGCAGGCCAGCGGATAAGGTTATTATTACATATGGAGAAAATAATTCCTTAGTTGCAGTTGCTCCCGTAAATTTAGAGAGGTCAGATGTTGCCGAAGCCTTCAGCAATCCTGCCTATAAAAACTGTGGTTGGAGCATCACACTTAATCCTTTTACTTTCCCAGCAGGCAAAGTAGAGCTCAAAGCTTGGGCTTACAATGCTGCACGTAAGGAAGCTACTCAGTTGAATTCTACGTTAACTGATGAGGTACTACCTGAAGTAATAACAGTAGTTGCCGATAATGAAGAGGCATATTCGAAGTGGCTGAGCAAGAATTTTCCCAGGGAAGCAGACCTGGAAAAAATGGCTCAGACTGTAGCAATATTTGGTTACAAGCCTGCGCTCAGCGTAATTATGCCAGTGTTCAATCCGCCTGAGCATTTCTTACGCGAAGCGATTGAGTCGGTCCTTAATCAGGTGTATCCCTACTGGGAGTTGTGCATTGCTGATGATGCTTCTACCCAACCTGATGTCAGGTCAGTATTAGAAGAGTATATTTCAAAAGATGCTCGGGTCAAAGTTGTTTTTCGAACCGAGAATGGACATATTTCCCGCGCCTCTAACTCTGCTCTAGAACTAGCAACTGGGGAGTTTGTCACCTTATTAGATCATGACGATCTGCTCACACCAGATGCTTTGTATGAAGTAGCCTTGTTGCTCAACCGGCATCCGGATGCAGACATGATTTATTCCGATGAAGATAAGGTGGATGAGCATGATCAATTTAGAGAACCATTCTTCAAACCAGATTGGTGTCCTGACTCATTCTTATCTCGAAACTACACTTGCCATCTTGGCACCTATCGCCGCTCACTAGTGGCTGCAATCGGAGGATTTAGAGCCGGGTATGAAGGCAGTCAAGATTATGACCTGGTGCTGAGACTTACTGAAAAGACTGAAAAGATCTTCCACATTCCTAAAATTCTCTATCATTGGAGAATTCATTCCCAATCTGCAGCTAATGACGTTCAGGCTAAACCTTATGCTTACATAGCTGCAGAGAAAGCTCTTTCAGATGCTCTTTGTAGAAGAGGCGAGAATGGAAGAGTTTCTGGAGTTCCAGAAATTTTAGGACATTATAATATTCGATATAAAATCGAATATTATCAACTTGTAAGTATCATTATTCCTACAAAAGATTTAGGAGAAACCTTAGATCAATGCTTAGAATCTATTTTTACAAAGAGCATATACCCAAACTACGAGGTTGTTGTCATAGATAATGGCAGCACAGAAGAATATACAGCTCAAGTCATTAATAAGTGGAATACAAAAGAGCCAAATCGGTTTAAATGTTACCAATTTGACGTTCCCTTCAACTTCTCCAAAATTAATAATTACGCGGTTAGCCAAACAAAAGGAGAGTATCTACTCTTTTTAAATAATGATATAGAAGTCATCAGTTCAGATTGGATTGATGCCATGGTAGAGCAAGCTCAAAGATCATCTATTGGAGCGGTTGGCGCTCTTTTGTTATATCCAGATGACACGATCCAACATGCTGGAATTGTACTAGGTATTGGTGGCGTTGCCAGTCATAGTCACAAGCACTTGCCCTCCAAACTTGCGGGATACGCTGGTCAGGTGATATCTATCAATAATTATTCAGCTATCACAGCAGCTTGTTTAATGTGCAGGCGTGAAGTGTACGACAGAGTTCAAGGATTTGAAGAGGAACTAGCTGTTGCCTATAATGATGTAGACTTTTGCCTGAAACTAGTTCAGCAAGGATATAGAAACATTTATCTGCCCCATGTAGTTCTATATCACCATGAGTCAAAGAGCCGAGGTAGCGAGGATACGCCTGAAAAGCAAGCTCGATTAGCAAAAGAGGCAGAGTATATGCAAAAGAAGTGGAATAAAATTCTCAAAAATGATTCTTGCTATAATCCGCATCTAACAAAGAAGGGAGATGATTACAGCATAGATATATAG
- a CDS encoding methyltransferase domain-containing protein, giving the protein MSFNLARSSIACRYISGNGIEIGALHAPLEVPSDVTIRYLDRMPANQLKQTYPELSEYELVEVDIVDDGETLASVLDDSLDFVIANHMIEHCQNPILSLENWLRVLKARGILYMAVPDKRYTFDCDRPLTSLEHLIRDYSEGSKWSMNSHFEEWARLVDKLPEHDVAGRAKFLAEINYSIHFHVWTQVEFLELLLYCQNNLSFPIEIELLQKNVMEFIVVLTKTA; this is encoded by the coding sequence ATGTCTTTCAACTTGGCACGTAGCTCAATTGCTTGTCGATACATAAGTGGCAACGGAATTGAAATTGGGGCACTACATGCACCCCTTGAAGTTCCTTCTGATGTGACAATCCGCTACTTAGATAGGATGCCTGCAAATCAATTGAAGCAAACCTATCCAGAGTTATCAGAATATGAGCTAGTAGAAGTCGATATCGTAGATGACGGTGAAACTCTAGCCTCTGTATTAGATGATTCACTAGATTTTGTGATTGCCAATCACATGATTGAGCATTGTCAGAATCCGATCCTTTCCCTTGAAAATTGGCTGAGAGTACTGAAGGCTAGGGGAATTCTATATATGGCTGTGCCAGATAAGCGCTACACATTTGATTGCGATCGCCCTTTAACATCCCTAGAACATCTGATTCGAGATTACAGTGAAGGGTCTAAATGGTCAATGAACTCCCACTTCGAGGAGTGGGCTCGTTTAGTTGATAAACTTCCTGAACATGACGTTGCAGGACGCGCTAAATTTCTTGCTGAAATTAACTACAGCATTCATTTTCATGTCTGGACTCAAGTAGAGTTTTTAGAACTGCTTTTATACTGTCAAAATAATCTGTCTTTTCCAATTGAGATTGAATTGTTACAAAAAAATGTTATGGAATTCATTGTTGTTTTAACTAAGACAGCCTGA